The sequence GTTCACTTGCTGAAGAACTTAACGGCACTGAATCCTACGGCTACCGTCCACTCACTACCCTAAGCCTCACAATCACCGAATCAGGAAAACAGGGTCAATCCTCGCGTGTTCAAAATTTGCCTTCTTGGGTTGATGGGCCTGCCCGAGACCTTAGGGCCATTGGGTCAACTGAAACAACGGCGCAAGTCCACCCCCAGATGTTCACAAAAACTCTTTTATCAAAAGCGGTGGAGAAATACGGAGTGGAAGTGGTGATAGGGAAAGTGGAGAGTGTTGGGGTTGAGGGAGGGCGAGTAGACTCAGTGGTGCTTGAAGGGGGGCGAGTTATTGAGTCAGACTCAGTTGTTTTGGCACTTGGGCCATGGTCTGGGAAGTTTGAGATGCTGAGTTCTTTGTTTAGAGTTTATGGGCTTAGAGCCCATAGTATTGTTTTGGAGCCTAAAGAGCCTGATGCCATAACCCCTCATGCTCTTTTTCTGAGTTATTATCCGGCCCAAGGTGGAAAGCCCATGGACCCTGAAGTGTATCCTCGGCCCTCAGGTATTTTTCTTACTCCATTTTAACTTCTTATGTTTTTTGGGGAATAATAAATGATGCCAGTTAGCAGTAAAATAAATGACTTGAATGATAGGGGAGGTGTACTTGTGCGGAATGTCATCCGAGGTTGAGGTGCCGGAGGATCCAGAGCAGATAGTGGGCGACCCAGAGTCATTAGAGGTGCTAAAGAGAGTAGCCAGTACGGTGTCGAGCCATTTGGTAGAAGGAGAGGCACGGTTGAAGGCGGAGCAAGCATGCTTCTTGCCATGCACTGACGATAGTGTTCCCGTAATCGGGGAGATTCCCGGGGTAAAGGGCTGTTATGTTGCCACTGGGCACAACTGTTGGGGTATTTTAAACGGTCCGGCTACTGGGGCTGCAATGGCTGAGCTTATAGTAGATGGGCAGTCCACCATTGTTGATCTTGCTGGGTTTAGTCCTGCCAGATTTGTTGGTCGTAGAAGAAAGAGCTAGCTGGTATTTTTGTACAGAAACTGTGATGAAAGTGTACGCATCGTTTCCAATTAAAGATCTTTGTTTGTTCTGTATGGTGAACATCTTCAAATAGCCTTCCTTCCTCATCTATAACAAGTTGGTGAAAACCCCTCTCCTTGTTTGTCCTTCTCGAGGTGGAGAACAGAAGTGAACTTTTCGCCCAAAGTGTAAACAGCCGCCTAGTTCCCTGTCTTTTCATTTTGCCCATTCAtaacaaatttaacaaattagaTATTAatgcatttgaaaaaaaataaaaatatatatatatatatagagtgtTTGAGGATGAAAACAACACTACATTTGTCTGTGCTCAGCTGCCTGTCAGAAAAATGTTAAGagaataaaggtttttttttacagtatcattatatcaaatcaatcttttgatttgaaattaaattattttctattatcttgacatcatttaattgattagatttgttaaggtttaaaattaaattccttTCTAGTTATCTTGacataatttaattgattagattagataggtcaaaaaaatatttaaagattaaatgaaaaaataaataaatgaaattgattaaaaaaaacattttgattgaACTTTTCATGTAGCCttggtttaaaaataatttattagggAGTTGTTCTAAATTGACTTTAGTTGATTTTGTcagtttaaaaataacttgattgaTTGGTAAAAGAGTTTATagaagaaattgataaaaaaaaaaaaatattgataaaaaaaaattatatccaacTTTTTACTTaacttgagtttaaaattaaattgtatagtAGTTATTCTAATGTGATTCAGGcaactttaaaaattcaaaaacaattcaaacaactatatttttatattcaaaaacaattttggtCAAGCAACAACAATAGCGCATAAAATAACCTAGTTATATTCTAGAGGTGTTAAAACTAAACAGTCTATCTATAAAGTTTGCATTATTTAATCCGGCCCAACATATCAAATTTAGATATTGTAAATATTACAAATGACAgaagtttaaaaaacttttaaaaatgatataatggGTCGGGTGGTAAATTGAGATTTTTGAAACCTAGTACCTGATTCAACTTGTATAccatatattctttttatctttatatttgatagtttatgaattgagtttttttttttttaatttatttaaaaatatctcgACCTTAAAGTTTTTGATATGAGCTTCTATTAGATTTCTTTAacgtaacaaaaaaaataattctcttttgCTTAATGGAATAAAGAGGCAACTAAAATTTAATAGTGATGCAATATATAGAAATTAGACCTAACATTGAGGATGTTATGGTATATACAATCCATGCTATATACCTAATTCTAAATGTGAACCTTTGAAAATTCACAATACGAGCTCAACCCATGAATATATGTAATATCCATAAGAAAAATAGTTTAGCCCAATTTATTCAACTCACTCTAGTCcctgaaaaaattgaataggttaggtttataatttgtaaaatatcaaaagttACATTATATACAATTATGGATCCAAACTTAACCCAACTATATCCACAAACATCGATATTAATAGCAAAAACATCAtaacaacatttttaaaaaaaaaaatagttttttttttaattttatcctttaacatcaGAATTATTAAGGattgagatttataatttataatttatcttagtttattttctttgaggTTATACTTATCTCATGACTTGAAGTATGAGTTTTGTGAGTTAACTCGGATGATTCAAGCGTTTATGAGTCTATTTTtgtaattgagttaatttttttttaaaaaattattcttcaatatttatgttaattaagaattaagcttcataactTATTTCGTTTAGCTTTTTACAAGGTTATGTTAATTTCATGATCTGAGTTATGAGTTAACCTAGTTGATTCaggtttttctgggtttttttttttaattgatttttttttcaattttatcctctaATATTTgggttaattaagaattaatccttataatctattttattttttttaagaggttatCCTAGTCTTACTGAGTTAAAGGCTTGGcagattgacttttttttttgttcttttttttaccgaattttttaaattcatcattcaacatttgattaattgaaaattaagcttcataatttgttctaATTTGCTTTCCATTaggttatcttggtctcatgatgtaagtttgataggttaatcctagttgacttaggtttttttttgttattttttatatttatatttccatttcattctttaacattgagttatttgataattggacttcaatatgtttttttattttctttctaagagGTTATCACTATCTAATGATCCAATCCATGAATTTTTCATGTTAACTTGGGTTGATCTGGATTaatctaatatgttattatcttaatatatatttttagaaaagatatcgtcttaatttttttttaaaacaaactatGTTTTTCTCTAGTTGTTCAGGTTACTTTTAAACTTGCCAAGTAAACAATGTAACATCAGATTAAtccttgatttaaatttttttctttcttgaaaacaCATAAGCAatacttgaatttatttttaaaattgatttgacttGCAACTTAGAAGGGGTACATAATATAGTAATAGAAAACAATAACagacatgttttttaatgtatatgtTCATTGTTCACTCTTTTGCATTTTACTATGTACTCactattcaaatttttattttattttcatttagatccccaaacctttttttatgtgattatatttttttggccaaaataaagaaaaattggaTCAAATTTGTtgactaacaaaaaaattaaaaaacaagagataaaattggaaaaaacaCCACAAATGGGTGATGGTTTCAAAGTTATAAAAAAGATTACTTAAGTCCTCAAACTTCACATATTATACGTATttgtttcattaatatcttctcaatttaattttggtacaaaagtccatttttgtttttttttttttgttcttggtttaggagagagagagagagagagagagagagagagtgattgTTAGATTCCAAcggtaaagagagaaaaatgttATTGTTACCgattttagttattaaaatgatcaatttttatgtcaaatgatttgatttgatttgatgaaaatagttcaaattaagtttttttttccttaaaagtgcctaaaaaacatatttgaactcaagaaattttttaatttcaagttgattttgagatggttttttttatgttttttggggtcatatattgatttattaaaaagtcTAGGGTATTTTCTAAGTATTTTAGgtcaattttgatataaaagtttatttttattgcttattAGTTATgattggagagagagagagattgttagATTCTAACGGCAAAGGCGTGTATTGCAAAgttaaatatttagattttttatttttttattttcatcttcattcattgttaataatttttttttattaatatacataattctcaatttattttattatatataaaaataaattttttatttacacttaattttttttttatgtataaaaatatgttgataAAGCTTCTATAtacaactgtttttttttaaatatattatctgCAGCCAAAAACGGGTAAAATAAATGGTATATTCTATAAGCTGAGAGCCTGAAACTTAACCACCGCATCTCTTCAACTTCTTTCTCCTTCGCGCCATTTCATGACTCGACCGTTAAACATTCAAAAGCCAAGTTCCAATGACATACAAAACAGCTTACCACCTCTCGATTCTACTAAGAAACTGCGCCAGTCACTCTTTAATCTATCAAGCCAAACAAATCAATGTCCAAATCCTTTTAAGTAACTACCTCGGCAACGTTACCCTTCAAACTGATCTCTTGTTAGCCTACTCGAAATCTGGGTTACTTCAAGAAGCCCGTAAAGTGTTTGATAGAATGCATGAAAGAAACATGCACTCGTGGAATATTATGATGTCATCGTATGCGCAGAATTATTGTTACTCTGATGCTATTTGTATCTTTGATGAGTTTTTGAAAATGGGTTTTCGACCGGATCACTATACGTTGCCTCCACTGTTTAAGGCAGTAGCTGGAGTGGGAGATTGTTATTTGGGGTTTGTGCTTCATGGTTGGGTGATTAGACTTGGTTTTGAGGGATATGTTGTTGTGGGAAGTTCTGTTCTGGATTTTTACCTGAAAGGTGGGAAATTGGTTGAGGCGAAGCGAGTGTTTTCTAATATGTTGTTGAGGGATTGTGGTGTTTGGAATTTGATGATCTCTGGGTTTGGGAGGGCAGGGTTTTATGTGGAGGCTTTGAGTTTGGTTAGGAATATGGTTGAGGAAGGGGTAAAGTTGGATGCTTTGGTGGTACCGAGTATTTTGAATGCTTGTGGAGGGGAAGGTGACTTGATGAAAGGGAAGGAAATTCATGGGCGAGTAGTGAAGAGTACTTTGTTCAATGTGGATGTTGTGATTAGTAACTCGTTGATTGATATGTATGCCAAATGTGGGTGCTTGAATGATTCAGAAAAGGTATTCAGGAACTTGCGCAGATTGAATGTTGTTACATGGACCACAATGATATCCTGTTATGGGGTTCATGGGAGAGCAGAGGAATCTCTggaagtttttaagaaaatg is a genomic window of Populus alba chromosome 5, ASM523922v2, whole genome shotgun sequence containing:
- the LOC118031835 gene encoding putative pentatricopeptide repeat-containing protein At3g23330, whose amino-acid sequence is MSSYAQNYCYSDAICIFDEFLKMGFRPDHYTLPPLFKAVAGVGDCYLGFVLHGWVIRLGFEGYVVVGSSVLDFYLKGGKLVEAKRVFSNMLLRDCGVWNLMISGFGRAGFYVEALSLVRNMVEEGVKLDALVVPSILNACGGEGDLMKGKEIHGRVVKSTLFNVDVVISNSLIDMYAKCGCLNDSEKVFRNLRRLNVVTWTTMISCYGVHGRAEESLEVFKKMKGFGFKPNPVTLTAVLASCSHSGLIDVGRRIFYSMQSDYGFEPTLEHYACMVDLLGRLGYLEEALGLVQGMKLEATASVWGALLGGCVMHKNVNIGEIAAHRLFELEPSNPGNYIGLCYIYKSHGISDGITTTRAKMRELGLAKTPGCSWITIAGTVHKFYQGCHSHPLTKVTCEILDRMIKLLMLPGIAVDQVICFSFLVQTYGMLLSRKVL
- the LOC118032343 gene encoding D-amino-acid oxidase, yielding MLATSLPSPTTFTLSSLIQTFKKTKTTPVHCSSPPPPPSPSFMDPQPKRVAVCGGGVIGVCTAYFLAKKGAAVTLIEKSSVACAASGKSGGFLALDWCDGGPLSSLARASFNLHRSLAEELNGTESYGYRPLTTLSLTITESGKQGQSSRVQNLPSWVDGPARDLRAIGSTETTAQVHPQMFTKTLLSKAVEKYGVEVVIGKVESVGVEGGRVDSVVLEGGRVIESDSVVLALGPWSGKFEMLSSLFRVYGLRAHSIVLEPKEPDAITPHALFLSYYPAQGGKPMDPEVYPRPSGEVYLCGMSSEVEVPEDPEQIVGDPESLEVLKRVASTVSSHLVEGEARLKAEQACFLPCTDDSVPVIGEIPGVKGCYVATGHNCWGILNGPATGAAMAELIVDGQSTIVDLAGFSPARFVGRRRKS